In Synechococcus sp. Nb3U1, one DNA window encodes the following:
- a CDS encoding tetratricopeptide repeat protein, with product MATQPGTRSVEALTKSLQKALAPLPSRSVLKQDVLYFMVEFPEEALFNRSMVLHRVASQLGGLPIQGVSQLVVYGRLKGEAQPKWKKVFYLASGESSADATQIVLPGTKISEIKILEAQKPAVDPDSNPDFRRVKTLEAPVPKTHKERRSEAAPIPSPTPNPPVAVAVTPSPAQIPTPQPTPRPAAPTPKPPTSDVDLSALRQLLQKPNMRPILGGVLALLLLVGGGLVVRSLGAPDARSRAGSLGLGIPLLLLAAGGGWLGWKNLRSDTHTSRASSETGGQDFFAEGLSFLQAQQIPEAIAQFQEAVKRQPDHAPAHLELAKLLVNTQQLQEGLKHFQRAKRLNPKLKDIDTHLVETMKALAKRWLSQHQPDEVLAHLPEALALTKGSAQAEIFSLIGQAWANKRDWAQALAQQQTALGLDPHSSEAHIRIAQVRIGLGQWDEAIDSCWAALELNDRLGEAHYVMGQALLRKGQLKAAIAAFRTALNLDLTPAMAAQVQVDLGLALVLAGHLAQASQEFSQVILADSQQGRAYYGLGLVLAAQEQYTEAVKNYRRALELDPTLHEATAAIGLAYLGHKQRDVSGRKFVRPQQVLEAMQQFEQALKQDPNLSEAHFGMGEVLRIKSDLDSAEASYQQAIRGNGSYGLAHYRLGSVFARKGKLEQAIEQFRLALEIYPNFPEAKGSLQRLLSKQSEEVHTDLLPL from the coding sequence ATGGCAACCCAACCTGGCACTCGTAGCGTTGAAGCTCTTACGAAGTCTTTGCAAAAAGCATTGGCGCCGTTACCGAGCCGTTCGGTGCTCAAACAGGATGTCCTCTACTTCATGGTGGAGTTCCCAGAAGAGGCGCTGTTTAACCGCTCCATGGTGTTACACCGGGTAGCCAGCCAGTTGGGAGGCCTGCCTATCCAGGGGGTGAGCCAGTTGGTGGTCTATGGCCGACTGAAGGGGGAAGCACAGCCGAAATGGAAGAAAGTCTTTTATCTGGCTTCGGGTGAGAGCAGTGCCGATGCCACCCAGATTGTGTTGCCGGGCACCAAGATCTCGGAGATCAAAATCCTAGAAGCCCAGAAGCCGGCGGTGGATCCCGACAGCAACCCCGATTTTCGCCGTGTCAAAACCCTAGAGGCACCGGTTCCCAAAACCCATAAAGAACGACGGAGCGAGGCCGCCCCTATCCCTAGCCCAACCCCTAACCCTCCAGTTGCCGTTGCGGTGACCCCCTCTCCAGCTCAGATCCCCACCCCCCAGCCTACCCCGCGTCCGGCAGCACCTACTCCAAAACCCCCTACTTCCGATGTTGACCTGTCTGCTCTCCGACAACTCCTCCAGAAACCCAACATGCGCCCGATTTTGGGAGGAGTGCTGGCACTTTTGCTGCTAGTAGGGGGCGGCTTAGTGGTTCGCTCCCTTGGAGCACCAGATGCACGGTCTCGCGCCGGATCCCTGGGGCTAGGGATCCCGTTGTTGCTCCTGGCCGCGGGTGGGGGCTGGCTGGGCTGGAAAAACCTGCGCTCCGACACCCATACCTCCAGGGCTTCATCAGAAACGGGAGGACAAGATTTTTTTGCGGAAGGGCTGTCGTTTCTGCAAGCCCAACAAATTCCTGAGGCGATTGCACAGTTTCAGGAAGCGGTTAAGCGGCAGCCAGACCATGCCCCGGCTCACCTTGAGCTAGCCAAATTGTTGGTAAACACCCAACAGTTGCAGGAAGGATTGAAACACTTTCAACGGGCAAAACGACTCAATCCCAAACTCAAGGACATTGATACCCATCTTGTGGAGACGATGAAAGCACTGGCCAAGCGGTGGTTGTCCCAACATCAGCCTGATGAAGTATTGGCTCATCTACCGGAAGCCCTGGCCCTCACCAAGGGATCCGCCCAAGCGGAAATTTTCAGCCTCATCGGTCAGGCCTGGGCTAACAAACGGGATTGGGCACAAGCTCTGGCCCAACAACAAACCGCTCTCGGGTTGGATCCCCACTCTAGCGAGGCCCACATCCGCATCGCCCAGGTTCGCATCGGGCTAGGACAATGGGATGAAGCCATCGATTCCTGCTGGGCAGCTTTGGAACTGAATGATCGATTGGGGGAAGCTCACTATGTTATGGGGCAAGCCCTCCTACGCAAAGGTCAGCTCAAGGCGGCAATAGCCGCGTTCCGCACCGCTCTCAACCTGGATCTCACCCCTGCGATGGCCGCCCAGGTGCAGGTAGATCTGGGATTGGCATTGGTCCTAGCTGGACATCTGGCCCAAGCCAGTCAAGAGTTTAGCCAAGTGATCTTGGCGGACAGTCAGCAGGGGCGCGCCTACTACGGACTAGGCCTGGTTTTGGCCGCACAAGAACAGTACACCGAAGCCGTAAAAAACTATCGCCGGGCGCTGGAGCTAGACCCCACCCTGCATGAAGCGACTGCGGCAATCGGTTTGGCCTATTTGGGGCACAAGCAACGGGATGTCTCTGGGCGCAAGTTTGTCCGGCCCCAGCAGGTGTTGGAGGCGATGCAACAGTTTGAGCAGGCTCTTAAGCAGGATCCCAATCTCTCAGAGGCCCACTTTGGCATGGGGGAGGTGCTGCGCATCAAGAGCGACCTGGATTCGGCAGAGGCTAGTTATCAACAGGCCATTCGCGGCAATGGTAGCTATGGCCTGGCCCACTATCGGCTTGGCTCGGTTTTTGCCCGCAAAGGCAAGCTTGAGCAAGCAATCGAACAATTTCGCCTAGCTCTGGAAATTTATCCCAACTTCCCCGAGGCCAAGGGAAGTCTGCAACGGCTCCTCTCCAAGCAATCCGAAGAAGTGCATACCGACCTACTGCCCCTCTAA
- the cobM gene encoding precorrin-4 C(11)-methyltransferase → MTKLESTYFPVQIIGAGPGDPELITLRGQRLLSEADVVFYAGSLVPEGLLCHCRPEVEAIDTRSLTLETLLPEITGRVQAGQRVVRLQDGDPALYGALHELLLGLGEAGIPFEIVPGVSAFQLAAARLQVELTIPDLVQTIILTRASGRTQVPTPEALASLAAHRASLCLYLSARHVEQAQADLLMHYPADTPVAVCYRLGWPEERIWLGSLTEMARLTRQARLERTVLYLISPALQGSLSARSRLYSPDYAHLFRPKARG, encoded by the coding sequence GTGACCAAACTGGAGTCTACCTATTTCCCGGTGCAGATCATCGGGGCTGGCCCTGGGGATCCGGAGCTGATTACTCTGCGGGGACAACGGCTGCTGTCAGAGGCGGATGTCGTCTTCTACGCGGGATCCCTGGTGCCGGAGGGTCTGTTGTGCCATTGTCGCCCCGAGGTGGAAGCTATCGATACGCGCTCCCTGACTTTGGAAACTCTGTTGCCCGAGATCACGGGTCGCGTACAGGCAGGACAGCGGGTGGTGCGCTTGCAGGATGGGGATCCCGCCCTTTATGGCGCCTTGCACGAATTGCTGCTGGGTCTGGGGGAGGCCGGGATCCCGTTTGAGATCGTGCCTGGAGTTAGTGCTTTTCAGTTGGCAGCCGCCCGTTTGCAAGTAGAACTGACCATCCCCGACTTGGTGCAGACGATCATCCTCACCCGCGCCAGTGGTCGTACCCAGGTACCTACCCCAGAAGCCTTGGCCAGTTTGGCGGCCCATCGCGCCTCATTGTGTCTCTACCTCAGTGCTCGCCATGTGGAACAAGCCCAAGCAGACCTATTGATGCACTACCCTGCCGATACTCCCGTTGCCGTCTGTTACCGTCTCGGTTGGCCAGAAGAACGCATTTGGCTGGGATCTTTGACAGAGATGGCCCGCCTCACTCGGCAAGCCCGCCTGGAGCGCACCGTTCTTTATCTGATTAGTCCAGCTTTACAGGGATCCCTGTCAGCCCGATCGCGGCTGTACAGTCCCGACTACGCCCATCTATTCCGGCCCAAAGCTCGAGGATGA
- a CDS encoding MATE family efflux transporter: MVVVAQRLDEKGIPQVDHRAVVGLAIPLILSASIQALMGITDTWFIGQISSQALAGMNAAWLPTLVALGPFINLGRAVQTLVAQTYAAGDPKGASGHAWSGVGVGLALFPLCGLLSMLGSLLYAGLPLPEGVSEQASAYWQIRVWGGSALLGTFSLSGFFNGIGRTWVTLCVSGCSVLLNGVLNALFIFGFGWGIGGAAWGTILSEYVELSLYLLVFLSGWIHRGYASRHSWHLGWAPLAATWRVRPLLKLGLPIWIYSLADMSSFTLFQLMIGQVGAVEGATAHICLMLSRFAYLPAIGLEQSATVLVGQAIGSGQLAWAKRLGNAVMGWALGYMAVIGGTLALLGQPLIGLFVSEVDANAASIIRLGGLLLKIIGVSFLFDGINFAALGSLRGAGDVRVPMMIMLGMSWLVFLPLSQMMIFPSGQGWLPFLPGLGWGAVGGWLATLIYVAGLGSLMVSRWRSGIWQKTSL, from the coding sequence ATGGTTGTGGTTGCACAACGGCTGGATGAAAAAGGGATCCCCCAGGTGGATCATCGGGCCGTGGTTGGGTTAGCGATCCCTCTAATTCTGAGTGCCAGTATTCAAGCCCTGATGGGGATAACGGATACCTGGTTTATCGGCCAGATCTCAAGCCAAGCCTTGGCGGGGATGAATGCGGCCTGGCTGCCCACTCTTGTTGCCCTTGGGCCTTTCATCAATCTGGGACGGGCGGTACAAACCCTGGTGGCCCAAACCTATGCGGCTGGGGATCCAAAGGGGGCCTCTGGCCATGCTTGGTCGGGGGTGGGGGTAGGGTTGGCCTTATTCCCGTTGTGTGGGCTGCTTTCAATGTTAGGGAGCCTTCTCTACGCGGGGTTGCCTCTGCCGGAGGGTGTCTCTGAACAAGCCAGTGCCTATTGGCAGATCCGAGTTTGGGGGGGATCCGCCCTGTTGGGAACCTTTTCCCTGTCGGGATTTTTTAACGGTATTGGTCGCACCTGGGTCACCCTCTGTGTGAGCGGCTGTAGTGTGTTGTTGAATGGGGTGCTGAATGCCCTGTTCATTTTTGGCTTTGGCTGGGGGATTGGTGGGGCCGCTTGGGGCACGATCCTCTCGGAGTATGTGGAGCTAAGCCTGTACCTGCTAGTGTTTCTCTCCGGTTGGATTCATCGGGGCTATGCCAGCCGACACAGCTGGCACCTGGGTTGGGCCCCCTTGGCGGCGACGTGGCGCGTTCGTCCGTTGCTGAAATTGGGTCTGCCGATCTGGATCTACTCTTTGGCGGACATGAGTTCTTTCACCCTATTTCAGTTGATGATCGGACAGGTAGGAGCTGTGGAGGGGGCAACTGCCCATATTTGTCTGATGTTGTCTCGCTTTGCCTATTTGCCAGCCATTGGCTTAGAGCAATCTGCCACCGTGTTGGTGGGTCAAGCGATCGGCTCAGGGCAACTTGCCTGGGCCAAGCGTCTAGGCAATGCGGTGATGGGATGGGCCTTAGGTTATATGGCGGTGATCGGCGGCACACTGGCTCTGCTGGGCCAACCCTTGATCGGCCTGTTTGTGAGTGAGGTTGATGCCAATGCCGCAAGCATTATCCGCTTGGGCGGACTGCTTTTGAAGATTATTGGCGTTTCTTTCTTGTTTGATGGCATCAACTTCGCAGCCCTAGGATCCCTGCGGGGGGCGGGGGATGTGCGGGTACCGATGATGATTATGCTCGGAATGAGCTGGCTGGTGTTCTTACCGCTGTCTCAGATGATGATTTTCCCATCCGGTCAAGGTTGGCTCCCCTTTTTACCAGGATTAGGGTGGGGGGCTGTGGGGGGATGGCTAGCAACCCTGATTTATGTGGCTGGGTTGGGATCCCTGATGGTGAGCCGTTGGCGCAGTGGGATATGGCAGAAAACAAGCCTCTAA
- a CDS encoding pentapeptide repeat-containing protein — protein sequence MDSINSQIASKAKAMKMILQKGKAWNRTIIQLFSRLLKMSLPSLTLGLIVLALVQYDQGKQSYVERQAWLRFSLVQLRETILEEKSSDDQVLLIQALILTVLMEVQGQERGTLMAFLSRLELLPQLSLSQAELEQAHLSELDLQGSNLQGANLSWANLSLALLNRSDLSQALLIETNLTGAELQNAILTFAYAQKANLSGAYVGGSDLEGIDLSLANLYGSYFPGSNLRGAYLESANLQRSIFQGANLERARLKGADLRQTDLRGANLIGADLRDIHIEETFWSGAIYDQTTLFPADFNPEQLGLVLSQKKALIWQEGEQIVGRLGGAVSLKQEP from the coding sequence ATGGATTCGATTAATTCACAAATTGCAAGCAAAGCCAAAGCCATGAAAATGATCCTTCAAAAAGGTAAAGCCTGGAATCGGACTATTATCCAACTCTTTTCACGGTTGCTAAAGATGAGTTTGCCCAGTCTAACCCTTGGTTTGATCGTATTGGCTTTGGTTCAATATGATCAAGGAAAGCAGTCTTACGTTGAGCGTCAAGCTTGGCTACGATTTTCTCTTGTGCAACTGCGAGAAACTATACTGGAAGAAAAATCTAGCGATGATCAAGTTTTACTCATTCAGGCTTTAATCTTAACTGTTTTAATGGAAGTTCAGGGACAAGAAAGAGGGACACTCATGGCTTTCTTGTCACGGCTGGAGCTACTACCTCAACTCTCTCTATCTCAAGCAGAATTAGAGCAAGCTCATCTTTCTGAGTTGGATTTGCAGGGATCCAATTTGCAAGGGGCTAATTTAAGTTGGGCCAATCTCAGTCTTGCCCTCCTGAACCGATCTGACCTTTCTCAAGCCTTATTAATTGAAACCAATCTGACGGGTGCTGAGCTGCAAAATGCGATTCTCACCTTTGCCTATGCCCAAAAAGCCAACCTGTCGGGTGCATATGTTGGAGGATCTGATCTAGAAGGGATTGATTTGTCGTTGGCTAATCTATATGGATCTTACTTTCCTGGCTCCAACTTGCGCGGGGCCTATTTGGAATCTGCCAACTTGCAGAGGAGCATTTTTCAGGGGGCTAATCTGGAAAGAGCACGTTTAAAGGGAGCCGATCTGCGACAGACAGACTTACGGGGAGCCAATTTAATTGGAGCTGACTTACGAGATATCCATATAGAAGAAACCTTTTGGAGTGGAGCTATTTATGATCAAACGACTCTCTTCCCAGCAGATTTTAATCCGGAGCAGCTGGGACTGGTGCTATCCCAGAAAAAGGCTTTGATATGGCAAGAGGGTGAACAGATTGTAGGTAGATTGGGAGGAGCTGTTTCGCTAAAACAAGAACCGTAA
- a CDS encoding ABC transporter ATP-binding protein — MIAESALTSDASLSETQAESQEGSPAAIRLVQVSRTFSGIRAVDGVDLAVRQGEFFTLLGPSGSGKTTCLRMIAGFERPDQGWIELNGQDVSGLPPHQRPVNTVFQDYALFPHMTVAENVGYSLMIRGIPAKERQKRVQEALELVQLPQMGSRKPSQLSGGQRQRVALARALVGQPQVLLLDEPLGALDLKLRQQMQFELKALQHRLGLTFLYVTHDQEEALTMSDRIAVFNRGRLEQLGSPAELYERPATRFVASFIGQTNLIEGSLAERCVGEAALFVLRPEHVQIGLPGDGIPDGHCHLTGQICDTAYLGVSIRYQVCVSGTEAKLLSLQPNPGINSRRLPEGTEVILSWLPERMHRIEEAVN; from the coding sequence ATGATTGCCGAATCTGCCCTCACCTCTGATGCCAGCCTTAGTGAAACCCAAGCCGAGAGTCAAGAGGGATCCCCTGCGGCGATTCGCTTGGTGCAGGTCAGCCGTACTTTTTCCGGGATCCGGGCGGTCGATGGGGTGGATCTGGCGGTGCGACAGGGGGAGTTTTTTACCCTCTTGGGGCCTTCTGGATCGGGCAAAACCACCTGTTTGCGGATGATCGCGGGCTTTGAGCGTCCGGATCAGGGCTGGATTGAGCTGAACGGCCAGGATGTCTCGGGTTTACCCCCCCACCAACGGCCCGTAAACACCGTATTTCAGGACTATGCCCTCTTCCCCCACATGACAGTGGCAGAGAATGTCGGCTATAGCCTGATGATTCGCGGCATCCCTGCTAAGGAACGGCAAAAACGCGTGCAAGAGGCATTGGAGCTGGTGCAACTGCCCCAGATGGGATCCCGCAAACCCAGTCAACTCTCAGGAGGGCAACGGCAGCGAGTGGCTTTGGCACGCGCTCTGGTCGGCCAACCGCAGGTGCTCTTGCTGGATGAACCTCTAGGGGCGTTGGATTTGAAGCTGCGCCAGCAAATGCAGTTTGAACTCAAGGCCCTGCAACATCGCCTTGGCCTCACCTTTTTGTATGTCACCCATGACCAAGAAGAAGCCCTGACCATGAGCGATCGCATCGCCGTCTTCAACCGGGGGCGCCTCGAACAACTGGGATCCCCGGCGGAACTCTACGAACGACCGGCCACCCGCTTTGTGGCTAGCTTTATCGGCCAAACCAACCTAATCGAGGGATCCCTGGCAGAACGGTGTGTGGGAGAAGCGGCCTTGTTTGTTTTGCGACCGGAACATGTTCAAATTGGCCTGCCTGGGGACGGGATCCCGGATGGCCATTGCCACCTGACGGGGCAGATTTGCGATACCGCTTATTTGGGGGTTTCCATTCGGTATCAGGTTTGTGTCTCTGGCACTGAGGCAAAACTTTTGTCTCTACAACCCAACCCTGGGATCAACTCGCGGCGGCTCCCGGAAGGAACAGAGGTGATCTTAAGTTGGCTGCCAGAGCGGATGCACCGCATTGAAGAGGCAGTGAATTGA
- a CDS encoding indolepyruvate ferredoxin oxidoreductase subunit alpha, giving the protein MPHTIVTDICEGIADCVEACPVACIHPGDTKNAKGTDYFWIEFATCIDCGICLQVCPVEGAIVPEEQPHLQRVPG; this is encoded by the coding sequence ATGCCACATACAATCGTCACCGATATCTGTGAAGGCATTGCCGATTGCGTGGAGGCTTGCCCAGTCGCGTGCATTCACCCCGGAGACACCAAAAATGCCAAAGGCACCGACTACTTTTGGATCGAGTTTGCCACCTGTATTGACTGCGGTATCTGTTTACAGGTTTGTCCTGTAGAGGGTGCTATTGTGCCGGAAGAACAACCCCACCTACAGCGGGTGCCCGGTTAG
- a CDS encoding YIP1 family protein, which yields MLDSLLDNIYGAWFLPERTFRALREQPVLWQAFVVVGLVNGLDAIRRTGANLPGMMLAVLMGALGWVSLTALLQLLAFCFGRSAPSFAALLCLTGFAGLPWLLLGPAQSLGGVAGSLLGLVALLWFVVWQVRAAAVALELEWWRLVGLIPLAFLGGLLALSWLTSSIVALASLG from the coding sequence ATGCTCGACTCTTTGCTAGACAACATCTATGGCGCTTGGTTCCTGCCGGAGCGTACTTTTCGGGCACTGCGGGAACAACCCGTTCTTTGGCAAGCCTTTGTGGTGGTGGGGTTGGTGAACGGTTTGGATGCCATTCGCCGTACCGGGGCGAATTTGCCGGGAATGATGCTGGCCGTGTTGATGGGGGCTTTGGGCTGGGTTAGCTTGACAGCTTTGTTGCAGCTGCTAGCCTTTTGTTTCGGGCGGTCTGCTCCCTCTTTTGCGGCGCTACTCTGTCTGACAGGGTTTGCCGGTTTGCCCTGGCTTTTGTTGGGGCCAGCTCAATCTTTGGGAGGTGTGGCGGGATCCCTGTTGGGATTAGTAGCTTTGCTGTGGTTTGTGGTTTGGCAGGTGCGGGCGGCGGCGGTAGCCCTTGAGTTGGAATGGTGGCGCTTGGTCGGCCTCATCCCCCTCGCGTTTCTGGGTGGGCTCCTGGCTCTGAGCTGGTTGACCAGCAGCATTGTGGCGCTGGCTTCTCTGGGCTAA
- a CDS encoding protein kinase domain-containing protein, protein MSYRRLAVSRMNQRLIGQLIGNRYRLTYHVSEGGYGNVFKAVDTQLDDELVAVKLLRPPPPDMEPEYYQQLQQRFMDEARVSALLGEHPNIVQVRSYGMYQNQPYLVMEYLNAKPYNGQGLDYVLTREGPLHPERVVSLALQICSALHHAHNFRMDLGRHSIQGVIHRDIKPSNIFVQKGPDGKERIKILDFGISKLMGETSRGLTQTGYFLGTMVYASPEQMRGEKLDARSDIYSLGLLLYELLTGVLPFEPDTDSLQGWYHVHNFQKPRPFREHKLLHRIPDALEKVIFSCLEKDPALRPPNMEVLSQQLRAVYGDKIAPPTSPARSAPPQSIRPQRIPTGFGQQATQQPLGRVDPKPVVDEEDLQRAVHLIEEGEYKVAVHLLNEMIHSAPNEARYYLYRALAHQRQGYWGLAQMDYQGVLRLEPDNLSAEQGLQEVEQQVGQEYFNSKSGSRILNTPRLSKGLALGWLLANFGAAGISYLGIGALAPLLGSLGALAGGLAGAGLGLVMGVLQWVVLRRRVSPWWIGATGLGTALGWVGAEFLAPLLGMAILDWIVADPLPQSALLGMSSVSRGLLVGIAVGGLQWALLSQHWKGTWAWILATIAEGGVSALLLGWLLSRLGLDSWVLFGIGLLANTRPLSGIVLLNLRRIPAAQRKKTRNTAAKPGSDPTQNNRRPR, encoded by the coding sequence TTGAGCTATCGACGGCTGGCGGTTTCTCGCATGAACCAGCGCCTGATTGGACAACTGATTGGCAACCGCTACCGACTGACCTACCACGTCAGCGAAGGGGGCTATGGCAATGTGTTCAAGGCTGTGGATACCCAACTGGATGATGAGTTGGTGGCGGTGAAGTTGTTGCGCCCGCCTCCACCCGACATGGAGCCGGAGTATTATCAGCAACTCCAGCAACGCTTTATGGATGAGGCCCGGGTGAGTGCTCTGTTGGGGGAACACCCCAATATTGTACAGGTGCGCTCCTACGGAATGTATCAAAACCAGCCTTACTTGGTGATGGAGTATCTGAACGCCAAACCTTACAATGGCCAGGGCTTGGACTATGTTTTAACGCGAGAAGGCCCCCTACACCCGGAACGAGTGGTGAGTCTGGCTCTGCAAATTTGTTCAGCCCTTCACCATGCCCACAACTTTCGAATGGATTTGGGCAGGCACTCGATTCAGGGGGTGATTCATAGGGATATCAAGCCCAGCAACATCTTTGTGCAGAAGGGGCCAGACGGGAAGGAGCGCATCAAGATCCTCGACTTTGGCATCTCCAAACTGATGGGAGAAACCTCCCGTGGCCTCACCCAAACCGGCTATTTTCTGGGCACAATGGTCTATGCTTCGCCGGAGCAAATGCGCGGAGAAAAACTGGATGCCCGCTCCGATATTTATTCGTTAGGGTTGTTGTTGTACGAATTGCTGACGGGTGTGTTGCCCTTCGAGCCAGATACCGACAGTTTACAGGGCTGGTACCATGTCCACAACTTTCAAAAGCCCCGTCCTTTTCGGGAGCACAAGCTGCTCCATCGCATCCCGGATGCCTTGGAAAAGGTGATTTTTAGCTGTCTGGAAAAAGATCCCGCCCTCCGGCCCCCCAATATGGAGGTGCTTAGCCAGCAGCTCCGCGCCGTTTATGGGGATAAGATCGCTCCGCCCACGTCTCCGGCCCGCTCGGCACCACCGCAAAGTATTCGCCCCCAACGGATCCCGACGGGCTTTGGTCAACAGGCTACCCAACAGCCGCTGGGTCGAGTCGACCCCAAACCGGTGGTGGATGAAGAGGATCTTCAACGGGCGGTGCACCTTATCGAAGAAGGGGAGTACAAAGTGGCGGTACATCTCCTCAACGAGATGATTCACTCAGCCCCCAATGAAGCTCGCTACTACCTTTACCGAGCTCTGGCCCACCAACGGCAGGGGTATTGGGGTCTTGCCCAGATGGACTATCAGGGGGTACTGCGCTTGGAGCCGGATAACCTCTCGGCAGAACAGGGCCTGCAGGAGGTCGAGCAGCAAGTTGGGCAGGAATATTTCAACAGCAAGTCCGGATCCCGGATTCTCAATACGCCACGCTTGAGCAAAGGGTTGGCCCTGGGTTGGCTCTTGGCCAATTTTGGGGCGGCTGGGATCAGCTATCTGGGGATAGGGGCGTTGGCTCCGCTGCTGGGATCCCTGGGAGCACTGGCCGGTGGTTTGGCCGGCGCTGGGCTCGGCTTGGTGATGGGTGTGCTGCAGTGGGTGGTGCTGCGACGACGGGTCTCTCCCTGGTGGATAGGCGCAACTGGGTTGGGGACGGCTTTGGGTTGGGTGGGGGCCGAGTTTTTGGCCCCGCTGCTGGGAATGGCTATCCTCGACTGGATTGTGGCGGATCCCTTGCCTCAAAGTGCTTTGCTGGGGATGAGCAGTGTATCTCGTGGTTTGCTAGTAGGGATTGCGGTTGGTGGATTGCAGTGGGCCTTGCTGTCTCAGCACTGGAAGGGCACCTGGGCCTGGATCTTAGCCACGATTGCGGAAGGGGGGGTGTCGGCACTACTGCTGGGTTGGTTACTTTCTCGTCTTGGGTTAGACAGTTGGGTGCTGTTCGGGATTGGGCTGCTGGCCAACACACGTCCTCTCAGTGGGATTGTGTTGCTCAATTTGCGACGGATCCCTGCTGCTCAACGCAAGAAAACTCGAAATACAGCTGCTAAGCCCGGTTCGGATCCCACTCAAAACAACCGCCGACCCAGGTAG
- a CDS encoding inositol monophosphatase family protein produces the protein MNFPSATVPPALSLFWLEVTELALQITATVGSQLLADFGRVQSTEKADGSLVTPSDEWADHTFQAAIAAAFPDHGYLSEESNHIFPGTEWCWVVDPLDGTTNFARGIPIWGSSLALLHHGLPVFGCVHLPPIRQTFHGYYPQSATDPGAAAFLTRHDQDPAHPQPIRPSKAHPGPNQLFNFCSRSSHWISPQFPCKARMMGGAAYNMLSVACGTLLGAVERSPKIWDIAAVWAIVRGAGAIWEPLGLGDPDLGQPLIPGKDYGRLAYPTLVAAQAEWIPLFRSFISL, from the coding sequence ATGAACTTTCCTTCTGCAACCGTCCCGCCAGCTTTATCTCTCTTCTGGCTTGAGGTAACCGAATTGGCCCTGCAGATCACCGCCACTGTGGGATCCCAGCTTTTAGCGGATTTCGGACGGGTTCAGTCCACCGAAAAAGCCGATGGCAGCTTGGTCACTCCCTCGGATGAATGGGCGGATCACACTTTTCAAGCAGCGATCGCCGCTGCTTTTCCCGATCATGGGTACCTAAGCGAGGAATCGAACCACATCTTCCCAGGGACGGAATGGTGTTGGGTGGTGGATCCGCTGGATGGCACCACCAATTTCGCCCGTGGGATCCCGATTTGGGGGAGTTCTCTGGCCCTGTTGCATCACGGTTTGCCGGTGTTTGGCTGTGTGCATTTGCCTCCGATACGCCAAACCTTTCATGGCTACTACCCTCAGTCCGCCACCGATCCTGGGGCAGCCGCGTTTCTCACCCGACACGACCAAGATCCCGCCCATCCCCAACCGATTCGCCCCAGTAAGGCTCACCCCGGCCCCAACCAGTTGTTTAATTTTTGCTCCCGCAGCAGCCATTGGATTAGCCCACAATTTCCCTGCAAAGCCCGCATGATGGGGGGAGCCGCCTACAATATGCTGTCGGTGGCCTGCGGTACCCTTTTGGGAGCAGTAGAACGATCCCCGAAGATTTGGGATATCGCGGCTGTGTGGGCAATTGTGCGGGGAGCCGGTGCCATCTGGGAACCTCTGGGTCTTGGCGATCCCGATCTGGGGCAGCCACTGATCCCAGGCAAAGACTATGGCCGCTTGGCTTATCCCACCTTGGTGGCGGCTCAGGCGGAGTGGATCCCGTTGTTTCGGTCTTTCATTTCCCTGTAG